One segment of Triticum dicoccoides isolate Atlit2015 ecotype Zavitan unplaced genomic scaffold, WEW_v2.0 scaffold137800, whole genome shotgun sequence DNA contains the following:
- the LOC119343694 gene encoding mavicyanin-like — protein sequence MAATRTILVAVAVMTVLSTASAAVYNVGEPGGAWDLSTNYGTWASSRNFQTNDQIVFKYSPQAHDVLEVSKADYDSCSTASPVTTLNSGNDVVTLTATGTRYFICGFPGHCAGGMKVKIDVMPGSSSSSPAPASGPSASNTAPPTLVSAATNVEAMGFGLVVLLAVAGLMA from the coding sequence ATGGCTGCCACCAGAACCATTCTTGTCGCCGTTGCCGTGATGACCGTCCTGAGCACCGCGTCTGCGGCAGTCTACAACGTGGGCGAGCCAGGCGGCGCATGGGACCTCAGCACCAACTACGGCACTTGGGCGTCCTCTAGGAACTTCCAAACCAACGATCAGATTGTCTTCAAGtactcccctcaggcacacgacgtTCTCGAGGTCAGCAAGGCAGACTACGACTCCTGCAGCACCGCCAGCCCCGTCACCACCCTCAACTCCGGGAATGATGTTGTCACCCTCACCGCCACCGGTACCCGCTACTTCATCTGCGGTTTCCCTGGTCATTGCGCGGGCGGCATGAAGGTCAAGATCGATGTCATGCCAGGCTCCTCCTCTTCGTCACCCGCCCCGGCCAGCGGCCCAAGTGCAAGCAACACTGCCCCGCCAACACTTGTCTCCGCTGCAACCAATGTGGAGGCCATGGGGTTTGGCCTCGTTGTTTTGCTTGCCGTTGCTGGCCTCATGGCTTGA